From a single Fusobacterium pseudoperiodonticum genomic region:
- a CDS encoding MgtC/SapB family protein: MMHIFDILDKFLKIKFTGELTVEIVCFRLILAILFGGIVGYEREKNNRPAGFRTHILVCFGAAIVSMVQDQLRLNILDLASTEGSAVASVIKTDLGRLGAQVISGVGFLGAGSIMKEKGETVGGLTTAAGIWATACVGLGIGWGFYNIAAVAVVFMIIIMVTLKKLESKLVKKTRLLKFEVKFFDSEDFANGLIEAYEVFRQRSIKITEIDKYQDDALVTFTVSMRGRNNISDVVVSLSSIQNVEYVRDV, translated from the coding sequence ATGATGCACATATTTGATATACTTGACAAGTTTTTAAAAATTAAATTCACAGGAGAATTAACTGTTGAGATTGTTTGTTTTAGACTAATATTAGCAATACTTTTTGGAGGTATTGTTGGTTATGAAAGAGAAAAAAATAACCGTCCTGCTGGTTTTAGAACTCATATTTTAGTTTGTTTTGGAGCAGCTATAGTATCTATGGTACAAGACCAATTGAGATTAAATATCTTAGATTTAGCTAGTACTGAAGGTTCTGCAGTAGCTTCTGTTATAAAGACAGACTTAGGAAGACTTGGAGCTCAAGTAATAAGTGGGGTTGGTTTCCTAGGTGCTGGAAGTATAATGAAAGAAAAAGGTGAAACAGTTGGAGGTTTAACTACAGCTGCTGGAATATGGGCTACTGCTTGTGTTGGTTTAGGAATAGGTTGGGGATTCTATAATATAGCTGCTGTTGCAGTTGTATTTATGATAATCATTATGGTAACTCTTAAAAAACTTGAATCAAAATTGGTTAAAAAGACTAGACTTTTAAAATTTGAAGTAAAGTTTTTTGACTCAGAAGATTTCGCAAATGGACTTATAGAAGCCTATGAAGTATTTAGACAAAGATCTATAAAAATAACTGAAATAGATAAATATCAAGACGATGCTTTAGTTACTTTTACTGTCAGTATGAGAGGTAGAAATAATATTTCAGATGTGGTTGTTTCACTTTCATCTATACAAAATGTTGAATATGTAAGGGATGTATAA
- a CDS encoding SDR family oxidoreductase: MKVFIIGGSSGIGLSLAKRYLSLGNEVAICGTNDEKLKKIEEVNKGLKLYKVDVRNKSDLKSAIEDFSQGNLDLIINSAGIYTNNRTTKLTNDEAFAMIDINLTGVINTFEAVRDMMFTNNKGHIAIVSSIAGLIDYPKASVYARTKLTIMGVCETYRAFFRDYNINITTIVPGYIATDKLKSLSKEDITNKPTVLSEEKSTDIIVKAINDKKEKVIYPLSMRILIAIITKLPKKLLTYLMIKQANWGESNTRK; the protein is encoded by the coding sequence ATGAAAGTTTTTATTATAGGTGGAAGTTCCGGTATAGGTCTTTCTCTTGCTAAAAGATATTTGTCCTTGGGCAATGAGGTTGCTATTTGTGGAACAAACGATGAAAAATTAAAAAAGATTGAGGAAGTTAATAAGGGATTAAAATTGTATAAGGTTGATGTTAGAAACAAAAGTGATTTAAAAAGTGCTATTGAAGATTTTTCACAAGGAAATTTAGATCTAATCATAAATTCTGCAGGTATATATACTAATAACAGAACTACAAAACTGACAAATGACGAAGCCTTTGCCATGATAGACATAAACTTAACAGGAGTTATCAATACTTTTGAAGCAGTAAGAGATATGATGTTTACAAATAATAAAGGGCATATTGCAATTGTTTCATCCATTGCGGGTCTTATTGACTATCCTAAAGCCTCTGTTTATGCAAGAACAAAATTAACAATAATGGGAGTTTGTGAAACATACCGAGCGTTTTTTAGAGATTATAACATAAATATAACTACTATAGTTCCTGGCTATATAGCTACTGACAAGTTAAAATCTTTAAGTAAAGAAGACATAACAAATAAGCCAACTGTTCTTTCTGAAGAGAAATCTACAGATATAATAGTTAAAGCTATAAATGATAAAAAAGAAAAGGTAATATATCCTTTAAGTATGAGAATTTTAATTGCAATAATTACAAAATTACCTAAGAAGCTTTTAACTTATCTTATGATAAAACAAGCTAATTGGGGAGAATCAAATACAAGGAAGTAA
- the ruvC gene encoding crossover junction endodeoxyribonuclease RuvC — translation MRVIGIDPGTAIVGYGIIDYNKNKYSIVDYGVILTSKDLSNEERLEIVYNELDKILKKYKPEFMAIEDLFYFKNNKTVISVAQARGVILLAGKQNNIPMSSYTPLQVKIGITGYGKAEKKQVQLMVQKFLGLSEIPKPDDAADALAICITHINSLSSNISFTETSNLKKITLSSDTNKISLEEYKKLLKK, via the coding sequence ATGCGTGTTATAGGGATAGATCCTGGAACTGCAATAGTTGGATATGGAATTATAGATTATAATAAAAATAAATATTCAATAGTTGACTACGGGGTAATATTAACTTCAAAAGATTTAAGTAATGAAGAAAGATTAGAAATTGTATACAATGAATTAGATAAGATTTTGAAAAAATATAAGCCAGAGTTCATGGCAATAGAAGACTTATTTTATTTTAAAAATAATAAAACTGTAATTTCCGTTGCTCAAGCTAGAGGAGTTATTTTACTTGCAGGTAAACAAAATAATATACCTATGTCAAGTTATACTCCTCTACAAGTCAAAATTGGTATTACAGGCTATGGAAAAGCGGAGAAAAAACAAGTCCAACTTATGGTACAGAAATTTTTAGGTCTTTCTGAAATACCTAAACCTGATGATGCTGCCGATGCTTTAGCTATATGTATTACTCATATCAATTCTTTAAGTTCTAATATAAGTTTTACAGAAACAAGTAATTTAAAAAAGATAACTCTTTCTTCTGATACAAATAAGATATCTCTTGAGGAGTATAAAAAATTATTAAAAAAATAA